In one Pseudarthrobacter oxydans genomic region, the following are encoded:
- a CDS encoding ABC transporter ATP-binding protein, whose amino-acid sequence MRSPQSPVLSINGLIKDVGPLSSLDGKMLRVVGGISLVAERGQVTALLGANGAGKTTTLECAQGLQKRSGGSITLLGQDPASAGADLRSRVGVMLQDGGLPPSARPLPLLRHIAGLYAHPWPVEDLVERLGIDAFGRTTVRRLSGGQKQRLALAAALIGRPEVLFLDEPSAGLDPQSRQLVFELIGELRDAGLGIILTTHLMDDAQRLADYVYIIDGGRNVAEGTVQELLQRGPALEAGAHHVRTLSFEAKPGLDLSAVLPADVVISEERAGSYTATGTLTPRHLAALAEWWAVHDIMPASMTLQARSLEDVFLDISGKDLR is encoded by the coding sequence GTGCGATCGCCCCAATCCCCCGTCCTGTCCATTAACGGGCTCATCAAGGATGTAGGTCCGCTTTCCAGCCTGGACGGAAAAATGCTCCGGGTGGTGGGCGGCATCTCACTCGTCGCCGAGCGCGGGCAGGTCACTGCACTGCTGGGTGCCAACGGTGCAGGCAAAACCACCACGCTCGAATGCGCCCAGGGCCTGCAGAAGCGCAGCGGCGGCAGCATCACCCTGCTGGGCCAGGACCCGGCGTCGGCCGGGGCCGACCTGCGGTCCCGCGTAGGCGTGATGCTCCAGGACGGCGGCCTCCCGCCGTCGGCCAGGCCGCTGCCGCTGCTGCGGCACATTGCCGGACTCTACGCGCACCCCTGGCCCGTGGAGGACCTGGTTGAGCGGCTGGGGATCGACGCGTTCGGCCGGACCACCGTCCGGCGGCTCTCAGGCGGCCAGAAGCAGCGCCTTGCCCTCGCGGCAGCATTGATCGGCCGGCCGGAAGTCCTGTTCCTCGACGAGCCGAGCGCCGGGCTGGATCCGCAGTCCCGCCAGCTGGTGTTCGAGCTGATCGGCGAACTGCGGGATGCCGGCCTGGGAATCATCCTCACCACGCACCTGATGGACGACGCCCAGCGGCTGGCCGACTACGTCTACATCATCGACGGCGGCCGGAACGTCGCCGAAGGGACAGTCCAGGAACTCCTTCAGCGCGGACCCGCGTTGGAAGCAGGCGCCCACCACGTGCGGACCCTCTCCTTCGAGGCGAAGCCGGGACTGGACCTGTCCGCCGTGCTGCCCGCCGACGTCGTCATCTCCGAGGAACGGGCCGGCAGCTACACCGCCACCGGTACGCTGACCCCCCGCCACCTTGCAGCCCTGGCAGAGTGGTGGGCCGTCCACGACATCATGCCCGCTTCCATGACCCTGCAGGCGCGTAGCCTTGAAGACGTCTTCCTGGACATCTCGGGAAAGGACCTCCGATGA
- a CDS encoding helix-turn-helix transcriptional regulator, whose translation MYSMTNATAVPVVRHGASAVSAEGGVMPAGPVADADERTRDRVLAAVLEHGPVSAAELGDLLGFTPAAVRRHLDHLSRAGVIEVKRVAKSGAGAGRPARRYVLSSQGQSSLGNDYLDIAALALQQLQEMAGPDAVRAFAVERFADMERRYAPEIEKAGPDITDRAKALADALSRDNFVASAASIEAKAPLPAALSSVQLCQGHCPIQQLAARFPVFCDVETEVFSRLVGVDVRRLSTLARGGHVCTTHIPTGRLSAGGPKPLPAAPARLNEVTNHQQERP comes from the coding sequence GTGTATTCCATGACCAACGCTACTGCTGTGCCTGTTGTCCGGCACGGGGCTTCCGCTGTTTCCGCGGAAGGCGGCGTCATGCCCGCAGGGCCGGTGGCTGACGCAGATGAGCGTACCCGCGACCGCGTCCTTGCTGCGGTCCTGGAACACGGACCAGTAAGTGCCGCCGAACTGGGCGACCTGCTGGGATTCACGCCCGCGGCAGTCCGCCGCCACCTGGACCATTTGTCCCGTGCCGGCGTTATCGAGGTCAAGCGGGTGGCCAAGTCGGGTGCAGGGGCAGGCCGCCCCGCCCGGCGTTACGTCCTTAGTTCCCAAGGCCAGTCGAGCCTTGGCAACGACTACCTTGATATTGCCGCCCTCGCCCTCCAGCAGCTCCAGGAAATGGCAGGCCCGGACGCGGTGCGGGCCTTCGCCGTCGAGCGCTTTGCGGACATGGAGCGCCGGTACGCGCCCGAGATCGAAAAGGCGGGTCCGGACATCACCGACCGCGCCAAAGCGCTTGCGGACGCCCTGAGCCGGGACAACTTCGTGGCGTCGGCAGCCTCCATCGAGGCCAAGGCTCCGTTGCCGGCAGCCCTTTCCAGTGTCCAGCTGTGCCAGGGCCATTGCCCCATCCAGCAACTCGCCGCCCGTTTCCCCGTGTTTTGCGATGTGGAGACCGAAGTGTTCTCGAGGCTGGTGGGCGTAGACGTACGCCGGCTCTCCACACTTGCCCGCGGCGGCCACGTCTGCACCACCCACATTCCCACAGGAAGGCTGTCTGCCGGAGGGCCTAAACCGCTCCCGGCAGCCCCCGCCCGCCTGAATGAAGTAACCAACCATCAGCAAGAAAGGCCGTGA
- the sufB gene encoding Fe-S cluster assembly protein SufB translates to MTDQLSEKAVAENTVISEILEKNPELHGIGNYEYGWADKNDVGANARRGLDEEVVRDISAKKSEPEWMLDLRLKGLKYFDRKPMPTWGADLSGIDFDNIKYFVRSTEKQAATWEDLPEDIRNTYEKLGIPEAERSRLVSGVAAQYESEVVYHQIREDLEAQGVIFLDTDTALKEHPEIFQEYFGTVIPVGDNKFASLNTSVWSGGSFVYVPKGVHVDIPLQAYFRINTENMGQFERTLIIADEDSYVHYIEGCTAPIYTSDSLHSAVVEIIVKKGARVRYTTIQNWSNNVYNLVTKRAICEEGATMEWVDGNIGSKVTMKYPAVYLVGEHAKGETLSIAFAGEGQHQDTGSKMVHIAPNTKSSIISKSVARGGGRAAYRGLVQVREGAKHSANTVRCDALLVDTISRSDTYPYIDIREDDVVMGHEATVSRVSEEQLFYLMSRGMREDEAMAMIVRGFIEPIARELPMEYALELNRLIELQMEGSVG, encoded by the coding sequence ATGACGGACCAACTATCAGAGAAAGCAGTCGCCGAAAACACTGTGATCTCGGAGATTCTTGAGAAGAATCCCGAGCTTCACGGCATCGGCAACTACGAGTACGGCTGGGCTGACAAGAACGACGTCGGCGCCAACGCCCGCCGTGGGCTCGATGAAGAGGTAGTCCGGGACATTTCGGCCAAGAAGAGCGAGCCGGAATGGATGCTCGACCTGCGCCTCAAGGGCCTGAAGTACTTCGACCGGAAGCCCATGCCCACCTGGGGTGCGGACCTCTCCGGCATCGACTTTGACAACATCAAGTACTTCGTCCGCTCCACGGAGAAGCAGGCTGCCACCTGGGAAGACCTGCCCGAGGACATCCGCAACACGTACGAGAAGCTGGGAATCCCGGAAGCCGAGCGCAGCCGCCTCGTCTCCGGTGTTGCCGCACAGTACGAGTCCGAGGTTGTCTACCACCAGATCCGCGAGGACCTCGAAGCCCAGGGCGTCATCTTCCTGGACACCGACACCGCCCTCAAGGAGCACCCGGAGATCTTCCAGGAGTACTTCGGCACGGTCATCCCCGTGGGCGACAACAAGTTCGCGTCGCTGAACACCTCGGTGTGGTCAGGCGGTTCCTTCGTCTATGTGCCCAAGGGCGTCCACGTGGACATCCCGCTGCAGGCATACTTCCGCATCAACACCGAAAACATGGGCCAGTTCGAGAGAACCCTGATCATTGCCGACGAGGACTCCTACGTCCACTACATCGAAGGCTGCACCGCGCCGATCTACACCTCGGACTCGCTGCACTCGGCCGTCGTGGAGATCATCGTGAAGAAGGGCGCCCGCGTCCGGTACACCACCATCCAGAACTGGTCCAACAATGTGTACAACCTGGTGACCAAGCGTGCCATCTGCGAAGAAGGCGCCACCATGGAATGGGTCGACGGCAACATTGGCTCCAAGGTCACCATGAAGTACCCGGCCGTCTACCTCGTAGGCGAGCACGCCAAGGGCGAAACCCTGTCCATCGCGTTCGCCGGCGAAGGCCAGCACCAGGACACCGGCTCCAAGATGGTCCACATCGCGCCGAACACCAAGAGCTCCATCATCTCCAAGTCCGTGGCCCGCGGCGGCGGACGCGCAGCCTACCGCGGCCTGGTCCAGGTCCGCGAAGGCGCCAAGCACTCCGCAAACACCGTCCGCTGCGACGCGCTGCTGGTGGACACCATCAGCCGTTCGGACACCTACCCGTACATCGACATCCGCGAGGACGATGTCGTGATGGGCCACGAGGCAACTGTTTCCCGGGTCAGCGAAGAGCAGCTCTTCTACCTCATGTCCCGCGGCATGCGCGAAGACGAAGCCATGGCGATGATCGTCCGCGGCTTCATCGAGCCGATTGCCCGCGAGCTCCCCATGGAGTACGCACTTGAGCTGAACCGCCTGATTGAACTGCAGATGGAAGGGTCCGTCGGATAA
- the sufD gene encoding Fe-S cluster assembly protein SufD, with amino-acid sequence MTEITTEKARIGAPSAQPFIDGFTEEGESLSPINAGNKAPLAGAPAKRHSHGGGVGVPDSSRAGRLTSYRLADFKPLTGMEEDWRFTPLKRLRGLHTEVLSGAAPAVVVTGPEQVIVESVGRDDQRIGTAGIPEDRVSANAWENFAGATVVTIPSEFEATSEINVDIEGTSLEAAAQHLVIVAEKFSKAVVVLNHRGSAVVSENVEIIVEDGANLTVITLQEWNDDAVHASSQQAKIGRDAKLKHVMVSLGGDLVRVTPSARFTAPGGEAEMFGLYFADAGQHLEQRLFVDHAVANCKSNVLYKGALQGRNAHAVWVGDVLIRKEAEGTDTYEANRNLLLTDGARADSVPNLEIETGLIEGAGHASATGRMDDEHLFYLMARGIPEDVARRLVVRGFLNEIIQQIKVTSIEERLTEAVEHELALTDN; translated from the coding sequence ATGACTGAAATCACTACTGAAAAGGCACGCATCGGCGCGCCCTCAGCCCAGCCGTTCATTGACGGCTTCACGGAGGAAGGCGAGAGCCTTTCTCCCATCAATGCCGGCAACAAGGCACCGCTTGCCGGCGCTCCCGCCAAGCGCCACTCCCACGGCGGCGGCGTCGGTGTCCCGGACAGCTCACGCGCCGGCCGCCTGACGTCCTACAGGCTTGCCGATTTCAAGCCGCTGACCGGCATGGAGGAAGACTGGCGGTTCACCCCGCTCAAGCGCCTCCGCGGCCTTCACACCGAGGTCCTTTCCGGCGCGGCGCCCGCAGTGGTTGTCACCGGTCCGGAGCAGGTCATCGTTGAGAGCGTCGGCCGTGACGACCAGCGCATCGGTACGGCCGGCATCCCCGAGGACCGCGTGTCCGCCAACGCCTGGGAGAACTTCGCCGGCGCGACGGTGGTAACCATCCCGTCCGAGTTCGAAGCCACGTCGGAGATCAACGTGGACATCGAAGGCACGTCCCTCGAAGCCGCCGCCCAGCACCTCGTGATAGTCGCAGAGAAGTTCTCCAAAGCGGTGGTTGTCCTGAACCACAGGGGCTCCGCCGTTGTTTCGGAAAACGTCGAGATCATCGTGGAAGACGGCGCCAACCTCACCGTGATCACGCTCCAGGAATGGAACGACGACGCCGTCCACGCCTCCTCCCAGCAGGCGAAGATCGGCCGCGACGCCAAGCTCAAGCACGTCATGGTGAGCCTCGGCGGCGACCTCGTCCGCGTCACGCCGTCGGCCCGCTTCACCGCCCCCGGCGGCGAAGCCGAGATGTTCGGCCTGTACTTCGCCGACGCCGGCCAGCACCTGGAGCAGCGCCTCTTCGTTGACCACGCCGTGGCCAACTGCAAGTCCAACGTGCTGTACAAGGGCGCGCTGCAGGGCCGGAACGCCCACGCAGTCTGGGTTGGCGACGTCCTGATCCGCAAGGAAGCCGAAGGCACCGATACCTACGAGGCCAACCGCAACCTGCTGCTGACGGACGGTGCCCGCGCCGACTCCGTGCCCAACCTCGAAATCGAGACCGGCCTGATCGAGGGTGCCGGCCACGCCAGCGCCACCGGCCGCATGGATGACGAGCACCTGTTCTACCTGATGGCACGCGGCATCCCCGAGGACGTTGCCCGCCGCCTGGTGGTCCGCGGCTTCCTGAACGAGATCATCCAGCAGATCAAGGTCACCTCCATCGAGGAGCGGCTGACCGAGGCTGTTGAGCACGAGCTCGCCCTCACGGACAACTAG
- a CDS encoding non-heme iron oxygenase ferredoxin subunit yields the protein MTDQPKGELVCKVDEIQLKQALRILIDDYPVAIVKDSMGEIHAIGDTCSHADISLSEGEVEGCAIECWGHGSQFDLRSGQPLQLPAYDPVPVFAVDIRGDEVYVDVTTVLNGAEAPNFS from the coding sequence ATGACTGACCAGCCAAAGGGCGAGCTTGTCTGCAAGGTGGATGAAATCCAGCTGAAGCAGGCGCTGCGGATCCTGATCGACGACTACCCTGTGGCCATCGTCAAGGACTCCATGGGGGAGATCCACGCCATCGGCGACACCTGCTCGCACGCGGACATTTCGCTGTCCGAGGGCGAGGTCGAGGGCTGCGCCATCGAGTGCTGGGGCCACGGGTCCCAGTTCGATCTGCGCAGCGGGCAGCCGCTGCAGCTGCCGGCCTACGATCCCGTCCCGGTGTTCGCCGTCGACATCCGCGGGGACGAGGTCTACGTGGACGTCACCACTGTCCTCAACGGCGCCGAAGCTCCGAACTTCAGCTAG
- the sufC gene encoding Fe-S cluster assembly ATPase SufC, with amino-acid sequence MSTLEIKDLHVSIETEQGTKEILKGVSLTIRTGETHAIMGPNGSGKSTLASTIAGHPRYNVTSGSITLDGEDVLAMSVDERARAGVFLAMQYPVEVPGVSMTNFLRTAKTAIDGEAPKLRTWTKDVKAAMEKLRIDADFAQRNVNEGFSGGEKKRVEILQLELFKPKFAVLDETDSGLDVDALKVVSEGVNRAHAEGKMGTLLITHYTRILRYIKPDFVHVFVDGQVVEEGGPELADRLEEEGYDRYAKGAGAATIAASAAAQA; translated from the coding sequence ATGTCTACTCTTGAGATCAAGGACCTGCACGTCAGCATTGAGACGGAGCAGGGAACCAAGGAAATCCTGAAGGGCGTCAGCCTGACCATCCGGACCGGCGAGACCCACGCCATCATGGGCCCCAACGGCTCCGGCAAGTCCACGCTGGCCTCCACCATCGCGGGCCACCCGCGCTACAACGTCACCAGCGGCTCCATCACCCTCGACGGCGAAGACGTCCTGGCGATGAGTGTTGACGAGCGCGCCCGTGCAGGCGTCTTCCTGGCCATGCAGTACCCGGTGGAGGTCCCCGGTGTCAGCATGACCAACTTCCTGCGCACCGCAAAGACTGCCATCGACGGCGAAGCGCCCAAGCTCCGCACCTGGACCAAGGACGTCAAGGCTGCCATGGAGAAGCTGCGGATCGACGCCGACTTCGCCCAGCGCAACGTGAACGAAGGCTTCTCCGGCGGCGAGAAGAAGCGTGTGGAAATCCTGCAGCTGGAACTCTTCAAGCCGAAGTTCGCCGTCCTGGACGAGACCGACTCCGGCCTGGACGTCGACGCCCTGAAGGTCGTCTCCGAGGGCGTCAACCGCGCCCACGCCGAGGGCAAGATGGGCACGCTGCTCATCACGCACTACACGCGCATCCTGCGCTACATCAAGCCTGACTTCGTGCACGTGTTCGTGGACGGCCAGGTTGTCGAGGAAGGCGGCCCGGAGCTGGCCGACCGCCTGGAAGAAGAAGGCTACGACCGCTACGCCAAGGGCGCCGGCGCGGCCACCATCGCGGCCTCCGCCGCAGCACAGGCCTAG